The following proteins come from a genomic window of Daphnia carinata strain CSIRO-1 chromosome 8, CSIRO_AGI_Dcar_HiC_V3, whole genome shotgun sequence:
- the LOC130698386 gene encoding uncharacterized protein LOC130698386 produces MAPSPKRQSERKSKSQSGNKVLTKPRLAPNRRGKVLPANNLLYLLPYIVHDAFLHTGSSSTEELESEEVSFVQSCSQGLRDPDESNTSKCWTNSTSGNFEFPTDDNDISEEDLSMDIVIEPSLDISTNISDAKTSATRKGKKDGDIRVMLYPETLIKYVGPGKRKGTSYYECLIGQCKIKPKALSAVNNSRGNIRKHISIKHNKEDLENFNILCKEIDSASVKGKRFCSLQQPQATAATSEQTQTKLSFSGYPRILTQEMFDNYIVEYLCDAVLPVYHTERPEFRLFLRRLCPRLQVKSRGYYRKVISISFEKKKMKLKEKLNQAKWLCTTADCWSSRRKSFLGMTIHWISEDFKRESYCLAIRRVQGKCDYDLLARLIESIHEEYDITSKVVATVTDNGSNFVKAFRLFSVKVPSINTVASVDVASDSDQGPAKSSPKAGCSFRQPYENASLVKILEEMESDFSESDVENEDIAEHLPSDASADFENVDEVHEDDAQFCFLPLTETLDIKDNAQDIYSLPTHRRCASHSLNLIASKDMLWKKQNRSTKASDVIQAKLKLLFVVHNETRWNSFFDAVERIRYFIHNKKQELKEVFEHFNIPYFRPAEEEYIKEFVKIMRPLADALDVLQADRNVSMGYLLPTLTILKNKLLELKRTPGIVHCKSYITEIIAAVTKRFNTCFQDDDHILAAILHPKFKMSWVIEENKSYFMDKLLAHHETFAVSASTISANRSPLLSDQSEENDLFSPKRKKDFFRSLTTTNVKNSYNEAVAFMGDPSTTISSLRKYPSIKEMYLKYNTALPSSASVERLFSVAGTIFRPTRNRLSDENFEKMLFLRANNSL; encoded by the exons ATGGCACCAAGCCCAAAACGTCAATCTGAAAG GAAATCTAAGTCCCAGTCGGGTAATAAAGTGCTTACGAAGCCTCGTTTGGCTCCCAATCGGCGAG GTAAAGTATTACCAGCTAATAACCTACTGTATCTTCTTCCTTACATAGTACACGATGCTTTTCTCCACACAGGGTCTTCATCCACGGAGGAATTGGAGAGTGAAGAAGTAAGCTTTGTCCAAAGCTGCTCGCAGGGTTTGAGGGACCCCGATGAATCAAATACCTCTAAATGTTGGACAAATTCTACCTCAG gtaattttgaatttcccaCCGATGATAATGACATATCCGAAGAAGATTTAAGTATGGATATTGTCATTGAACCATCTCTCGACATATCCACCAACATTAGTGACGCGAAAACTAGTGCTacacgaaaagggaaaaaag ATGGCGACATACGCGTCATGCTTTACCCTGAAACGCTAATAAAATATGTTGGACCAGGCAAGAGAAAGGGGACTTCATACTATGAATGCCTTATTGGACAATGCAAAATAAAGCCAAAGGCACTATCAGCAGTGAACAATTCAAGAGGCAACATaagaaaacacatttcaatCAAGCACAATAAagaagatcttgaaaacttcAACATCCTTTGCAAAGAAATTGACAGTGCCAGTGTCAAAGGGAAACGATTTTGTTCACTACAGCAACCGCAGGCAACTGCAGCAACATCAGAACAAACCCAAACAAAGCTATCGTTTAGTGGCTACCCACGCATTTTAACGCAAGAAATGTTTGACAACTATATCGTG GAATATCTCTGTGACGCTGTTTTACCGGTGTATCACACTGAACGACCGGAATTTAGGCTTTTCTTGCGCAGACTATGCCCTCGTCTTCAAGTCAAAAGTAGAGGATACTATAGGAAAGTGATAAGTATTTccttcgaaaagaagaagatgaagctAAAGGAAAAACTTAATCAAGCAAAATGGCTCTGTACTACTGCTGACTGTTGGTCGTCCCGACGAAAGAGCTTTTTGGGGATGACCATACATTGGATTTCTGAAGACTTTAAGCGAGAATCCTATTGCCTTGCAATTCGAAGAGTTCAAGGTAAGTGTGATTATGACCTTCTCGCCCGACTGATAGAGTCCATTCATGAAGAATATGACATAACGTCAAAAGTCGTCGCTACTGTCACTGACAACGGAAGCAATTTCGTCAAAGCCTTTCGGTTGTTTTCCGTTAAAGTGCCTTCAATAAATACAGTAGCTTCGGTGGATGTAGCTTCTGATTCTGATCAAGGACCAGCTAAGTCTTCGCCAAAAGCTGGCTGCAGCTTTAGACAGCCCTATGAAAACGCCTCTCTCGTGAAAATTCTTGAGGAAATGGAATCAGATTTCTCAGAAAGTGATGTCGAAAACGAGGATATTG CAGAACATTTGCCTTCTGATGCTTCAGCAGATTTCGAAAACGTTGATGAAGTCCATGAAGACGACgcacaattttgttttttgccgtTAACGGAAACTTTGGATATCAAAGACAATGCCCAAGATATCTATTCTCTTCCGACTCATCGCAGATGCGCATCCCATTCTTTGAATCTCATCGCGAGCAAAGAT atgctgtggaaaaagcaaaatcgaAGTACAAAAGCATCGGATGTCATCCAGGCAAAACTCAAATTGTTGTTTGTAGTCCATAATGAGACCCGTTGGAACTCATTTTTCGACGCCGTTGAACGCATAAGATACTTCATCCACAACAAGAAGCaagaattaaaagaagtaTTTGAACACTTCAATATTCCCTATTTCCGTCCAGCCGAAGAAGAATATATTAAGGAATTTGTCAAAATCATGCGACCACTGGCAGACGCATTAGACGTCCTTCAGGCTGATCGCAACGTTTCAATGGGATATTTGCTACCAACTTTgacgattttgaaaaacaaattgttggaATTAAAGCGAACGCCTGGCATTGTTCACTGCAAATCCTATATTACGGAAATAATAGCAGCTGTAACCAAAAGATTTAATACCTGCTTCCAGGACGATGACCACATCCTAGCTGCTATTTTACAccctaaatttaaaatgtcatGGGTCATTGAGGAAAACAAATCGTACTTTATGGACAAATTGCTTGCTCATCATGAAACTTTTGCTGTCAGCGCCAGTACAATCAGCGCAAACAG gtCGCCTTTGCTGTCAGATCAAAGTGAAGAAAACGACTTATTTagtccgaaaagaaaaaaagattttttccgCTCTTTGACCACCACAAACGTCAAAAATTCCTACAACGAGGCCGTAGCCTTCATGGGGGATCCTTCGACAACAATTTCCAGCCTTAGGAAATATCCGTCCATTAAAGAGATGTATTTGAAATATAATACTGCCCTACCCTCTTCTGCTTCCGTCGAGCGACTTTTCAGCGTAGCTGGAACTATATTTCGGCCAACAAGAAATCGTCTTTCAGacgaaaactttgaaaaaatgttgtttttaaggGCCAATAATTCATTGTAA